The genomic stretch ATTTACATTCTACTGTCATGTGCGTTAAGATTCTTTGTTAATTCTTGTGTGTCATGTTTGTGATTATATTGGCTATCATTCATTTGCAGGCAACAGAACTTTGCTGAGTCGGTGTTGCGGCGCTTGGAAGAAAAATGACTTCtacatttttgtatatttttgccACTCTCCAACcctcttttctttctaatttAATGTCTCTATCTATGTTTAGGTTCATTTAGTTATGCGTACATCCAAAAAATTTGCCAATAAATTTTTGCTAGGATGAACATTTTCTTGGACAAGTAAACGAGAGGAGCTAGATTTCATGGATGAATAATTTTGATGTGGTTCTGTATCCCACAGCCTTTATTTAAACGGATTGACAGGATTTCCCTTTTGTAGTTCTTTTGTGAATTATTTATTCTTTGTATTTTCTCctattaactaaaaaaaagtaACTTTGTATTTCGCCTACTTTTTTGGGAATTATTTATTCGTCTCAGACTGGGTTATGAAATCTTTGTACGAACTAAAGCTATAACCTAAATATAATAAGACTATTCTCATCCCACCTCATGGCTATCTTACACACCACGCTAAATTTCAATTTTGTCCTTAGCTTCCGTAGATGCAAATCCGGAAGTATTCCATATTTAAAAGAATTTgattccttccgtagatgcatctacggaagtgtaATAGACTAGGTTCAAATCTCATCTGCTAGGTTCAAATCACAGACATCTTCCTCCATTTCTAGCTCAATCTTCCCAAACACCTCCTTATTTCACTTCTTGAGTTTATCTTTTACAAACAAAATCACCTCTTCCTTCTACCTTCAAACTTTTCCAAATCAAATGAgattaagtaaaagttaggttgtaacataatgcggtttggtttggtttacaaaatacaaactgcaAACTGAACCGTGCAGTTTTATTACAAGATGATCTAAACTAATCCAAATCAAATGCAGTTTTCTgcagtttcggtttggtttgcggttttttattgggttggtttggtttttcaCACCCCTAGTTTGTGTAGTTTACACCGAAAGCCAAATGTTAGTTTGTCTGATTCCCACTAAGTAGCGATAGCTCAAAAATATTTCATtctaaacaaaccctaaaagaaTTAAAACTTCAAATTTCACAAATAAATAGACGTAAAACTACTCCATAACATATATCAAAAACGAAATCCAATTTTAGGATAGTCCAAAATCCAAGgttgattttctcaaaatttaaatttaaccTAACTTTATAACCAGTAATAATAATCCCTAAAATATTCCCATAACCATTCGCAGCGCGGCACCAAAGTTTCCAACCTGAAGAGGAAAATAAACTgtctcaaatcaaaatcaacaatgTCCATGGCggctgcttcttcttcttcatcatccataCAAACTAGAAGCAAAAAAGTAGCTATGCTTTCAACTAATGTTTATTTACCAGATGAATGTTGGAAATATATCTTCAAATTCCTTATCAACCATGACACCGAACACAGTCACCGTCGCTACTTTCATCTGAAGTCTCTTCCCCTCGTCTCCAAACAGTTACTCTCCATCACAAACCTTCTTCGATCATCTCTCACTATCTATAATCCAACATGCCAATTCTTCCATAGATTCTCCAACGTCGCCTCCCTCGACCTATCCTGCTACGACGGTGATCTTGACGATCTTCTCGTCCAAATTTCTTGTTTTCCATTGAAAATCACATCACTCAATATCTCAAACCAactcaagattccaacaaagggACTGCGAGTTTTCTCCAAAAACATTACAACTTTGACATCTCTCGTATGTTCCAACATTGCTACTCTCTATTATACCCATATGTTATTCATTGCTGAATGCTTCCCTCTCCTCGAAGAACTTGACCTCAGTAAACCTACAAGGTTTATATTTGATAAAACTGCCTTTTTCCCTGCACAAGCTCTTTCGTTGGCACTGCCCGAACTCCGCCAAGTTAACTTGTCTCGTAATTCCTATATCTCCAACGAATTACTTTTCTACTTGTTCAAGAATTGTAAACTTCTTGAAGAGGTTTGTTGATGTTCTGCTCTGtagaattgtcttattggcatccatgcttgacTAAACCTTAATAGCAGTTGAATGTAatattgtataagtcttgcaaatatgaaaagaacaaaaaaggtactaaagcaagatgttatatggaatgtcatgacttcaaccatgacatcgcgcttGCAGAACcgaggaagaaagattcagtttgatttaaAATAGGTATAGGATATTCTAtgagaatattatgtaatcctatggggcgcatatttaaaggtcaaagaatcaagtcagaatattgaagaatcaaatatggagattgaagattcaacggtttctaatttaggagataaattaggaaacttatgattaaagaccttatttgtagcagaatattttttgcatatttgtaacagcaataAAGCTGTGATTGAAGGACCAAGTTCAGTTGGGAATAActtataaataggaagctttgtaacctagtttgtaagctagccgagtattgacaagatgtagtttttttagggttagccgtgtaagtgaaccacccgggttgtgggatggtcactgatttgtgtgATTCtcgaagctgttaagcaagagaagtttagTGTGAATCTCGAAGCATGAAGGTAAGAGATgttgtgttcttggaggaagaTGTTAAGCAACTCTAGGTTATGTTGTATTTAGAATGTTGGTGATTAGGCCGCcaatgcagtggctgagttgttgaatgctagacatcattgctatgattgggagtggaatggagatattccatatctagggagaacctaggtagaggggtcattgcgtagtgattaagtgaggagttgtaaactatgagtttagctctgaattgatactgctaatagtggacttcatccctggcttggtatgcccccagagtaggttgattgaaccgaactgggtgaacaattttgttgtgttctttattttctgcactattttattttgcctaccttgtctgttttatagtgtcagatcagatgtcatgacatccatatatgacatctgagttctgtcttaccggaatttcaattggtattagagcaagCATCCTGTCTGTTTCATCCCTGGCTAATagtgctaatagtggacttcatccctggcttggtatgcccccagagtaggttgattgaaccgaactgggtgaagaattttgttgtgttctttattttctgcactattttattttgcctaccttgtctgttttataatgtcagatcagatgtcattacatccatatatgacatctgagttctgtcttaccggaatttcaattggtatcagagcaggcatcctgtctgtttctggatgagatccgtttctggatgagatccacggggatactttctggttgtgtacaaggtagaagattgtttgaacaaggagtgttcatattgtatggtcccttgaactggaggatggacctatttgTTGAAGACTAGACCAACCTGACCAGAACCGTTGTACCTTCTTGATGAAAGAAGATAAGGATACTTGGACAAGAAGATTAAATTTAGAAACTTCATGCGGGAATGAAGACTTTGGATTGTTTTGTTCAATTATTATACACAGAGAAAAGTATTATCAAaagcttcatgcgggagtgaaaaCTCTGCTAAGGTAACCTCTATAATTAAGGTTTATGATCCGAAATTGATTTTGGTTAGGTCTAGTCgattgcttggtgcagaagcaaacATTTTTGTAGGGTTGATTTACTTTCaatccttggatgtcatgcttacaattgaattatggagtaagcattgtgtgaattctgttgaagtatggCTATTTTCTACTGCATAGCCTCTGATGCAACCCCATTGTAAAATaaagattctagggttatttatattcaacaaAATGTATGGCAAATCCTTACAGCtgtaattaaagtgtcaaagatacttgagtaatctctcaagtccactcataatggcatggtttattagagctgatgaatgtcaactgatcaatgatattcataatcatctgcaagtgtgtaccttgaagaatttcaagactggagtgttcctagaaggaggaacaaatgtcctaccggatgttgggacattagtactggtacgcagctaccagctgaagaacagatgttctggtgctgaactaatgtagtgtgagtacatttgtttggaacctaatcttgatctggaagaggagacatctgattataagttgatcaggacacgatcaacatgtacttctactccaaatcttattttatgggaggttagaagtaaaagctcagtgctaaagaaaactcatgaaggtattccttttttatcctatatgtttaaatcaagatgagcttatatatGGTAtcttctgatcaaaggaaccagatatgtggaatgttttcttaaccatagaacagttagtggtgaaaactgaatacCGTGTCTCTTTCACaatgaaatatggttttgaatattgtgtgatgatttaAGGGAATCAGATTACTGTGAGGAATCTAAGTTGATTTCAAGTGTTATGTCATAATTgaatccattccagaaaccttattgagggaatctcctcggtAGGAACAGATTGTGACATCCattatctcaaaatcagaatgaaagtatGAAGAAAATtttattgagatatggcatatattatcccttaatcatgattTATGTGTAGCTGAATTGATGGTGTGTGTCGTGCAGTCTCTGTCTTTCCCCAAGTGTCATAAAAGAAGATAATGATTGTGAAATCCAAAAAGCCTTAATAAATAatgtcataacagatgttgaaacatcattgCCAAGAAGAATGTTATTATGTATGAAGAAGAAATCATTTAGAAGGATCTGGTGGAACCTGGTGGAACCAGTAAACCCTATCTGAATAACTAATAGGTgttttgacgggagacttagtacttattgaatgtacagcctgaatacaagactcatatactctgtcgggagctaaGTATGTGTATGAAGTATCCATGGTTTGGTTTGAACTATGTATCAATTATAGTTCTATGTTATCTTCTCTTAAACATTAAGAAGGGCAATGGCTGGATggtgagttgattcaagaagaagtAACATATGGGAGATGAGAAGTAttttgatgggagctggatattaacATCTACTATGTGATCATTTAAAGAAGAAATTGTATATAATGTTTTATTTGTTACATCATTTGAAGACACCAGTAAAGTTCAGGTTCAGACCTATCTGTTGAAGACATGTTCAGAGCTATTAAGAAGTTTCTTCCATTTCAAGGTACAAGAAGTGGCAGTCttgatcttgtgtagcaagtaaactAAGGATTCTAAACTTGGAAAGTGTGGcaagttccaaatgaagaatgcttCAAGGGTAAGGACAATCATTCAAAACATCCTTATGTTATAACTCTCAGGGGGAGAATGAAGCATGACAAGACATCAACCAGTGTAGGTAAAGGAACACTCAGAGGAATGGATGAGATTCTAAGTCTGATAAACTAATGTCGCgtgtgatgtcacaacatcactatATGTGAAGAATGAAGAAGCAGCATTAATGTCTGAAGTGACAGTTATGACTTAATATGGATTAGAATGGGTAGATTCTGATCTTGGTGATTGTAACATGTTCTGGAAATACgtgtttactttcatgatgaagacttcattagtgagtatgactatgaagaTAGAAGTTTGGTGAGATGATCAACATAGCTGAAGATAAAAGAGGATTCTTCTAGTTCTATCAAGAAGGAGCTCAATTTGTCTTAGAAGACCATGATCTGATTGAAACATGGCAGGGTAATGATCAACAgtggaagaagtggcagttctttatgttgagtctGTGGAAACCTTTTTATGGAAACATCTAGTGTCAAAGGGTCATCAGCTGACTATTTCAGGTGAagataaggtggtagacttgaatctgttgcagaaagagaagtggagttaatGGGATGTACTAAAATAGCTCAGCTATATCCTAATGCTATACAAGACGTTAGAACATCTAATTTTTGATATGAGTATCTTTTGTAAAGGAACAAATTTGCTATAGTGAGTGAgttcagcaggattgttgaatagagggtgcggctcttgaagatatgaagatgtgtcttatattttccattcatcatttcaagcttattccattgaggaagctcagactatctcagatagggggagtgacttcttagttcaatatataattctagaaaattatcCTGATCTGTTATACTCTACCATCATAATGAAGATGTTCCAAGTCAGCAGAAGTTTCTTCAACTCAGTTAGAGACAGTTTCCTATGAAAAGGTTTATAtaacaagatgtatcattacaATCAGTTATCTGGGAATGGTTGAATCCAACAATGTGCATCTGGTACCCATAATTCTTTATCTGGACTTGTGACTGCATACTTTAATAGGCGGTGGAAGGCTCTTCACAGTTGCAGCAAACAGTCTAAAGGTAATCataacaacagaagtctatgactagtgagtcagtaGAGTAAGTGGGAGGTCTATTACTTGGTTCATAGGAAGATTTGTCAAAATCTCTTAAAAGAATCTTAAGCACTGTGCTTAAGGGGTGAAAGAGGGACagtgtttgaaaggatgtcatgacatagttAAAGACATTGATTCTTCAGGGTCAAACAAGGAAAACTGCATTGGGTTTATCTCTTCTCGTCAGTGGCCGgtgtaaagttcaatcaatgactatgcatgcacgggattaaagataactcctatcagaagaAAACAGtcaaaaaactgctttggaaagagtaattgcttttggaactaTTTCCTAATTAATCGATTGACCATTGAACAAAaccaaagaccatcgttactACCTATGATCTTAAATGGCTATAAATTAGCATCTTCGCAACAGGCTTCAGAAATCAAATATCTCAAGATGTGTTTCACGAGTGTTCGTGTTGGGTGTGTGCATGTTTGGTATTATGATGAGTTCATTTACCAAAACCTGTCCAGAAAAGCACAGGGTGGAGAAATCATGTGTCTCTACCTGTGGTGTttcacaaataacaacaaaaatgttCCTCCTTATTCAGCTTTCGATAATGGAGTCattttagttgtgatttgtgatctgagttatgaacacaattgtgatttgtgttctgagttacgagGAAGGATGGCAGAAACTCATTCAAGCTTCATCTTGGACGTCGATCTAGAAGGAGTGGGTTTTCATATTGTCACCAATAGTCCTCGCAGAAAAAGGCCACCATCCATCATCCTCCTCATGTACgagtgttgcatgaaggtgttGAACTTCAAAGATATGATATTGGTTCAAGCTTTGTCATAtaatggctaaaaagggggagagatggTACATAGcatgctgattttgctactgtcaaaagaaacaaaggaagatctgaagacaaagtgaattgaagatgttatgatgtggtcaAGAAGTGAAGAACAGAAgtcccaattctgagaatgtaaaggACTGTTTTTCCtgatgtcttgaaagttgaagcaaCTTCTCTTGatcttaaatttattataaatgtaagttttagccaaaataagccaaagggggagattgttgatgttctgctcagtagaattgtcttattggcatccatgcttgacTAAAACTTAATAGCAGTTGAATGTAATATTGTATAAGTCTTtcaaatatgaaaagaaaaaaacaggtactaaagcaagatgttatatggaatgtcatgatttcaaccatgacatcgcgcctgctgaactaaggaagaaagattcagtttgatttaaAATAGATACAGGATATTCTAtgagaatattatgtaatcctatgtggggcatatttaaaggtcaaagaatcaagtcagaatattgaagaatcaaatctagagattgaagattcaacggtttctaatttaggagataaattaggaaacttaatattatagaccttatttgtagcagaatgttttctgcatatttgtaacagcaagaaagttgtgattgaaggcccacgtccaattgggaataagttataaataggaagctttgtaacctagtttgtaagctagccgagtattgacaagatgtagtttttttagggttagccatgtaagtgaaccacccgggttgtgggatggtcactgatttgtgtgATTCtcgaagctgttaagcaagagaagtttagTGTGAATCTTGAATCCTGTAGGTAAGAGATgttgtgttcttggaggaagtTGTTAATCAACTCCAGGTTATGTTTATTTGTGTATTTAGAATGTTGGTGATTAGGCCgttgatgcagtggctgagttagTCAccgctagacatcattgctatgattaggagtggaatggagatatcccatatctagggagaacctaggtagagggatcattgggtagtgattaagtgaggagttgtaaactgggagtttagctctaaattgatactgctaatagtggaattcatccctggcttggtatgcccccagagtaggttgattgaaccgaactgggtgaacaattctgttgtgttctttattttatgCACTGTTTTATTTTGCCTACCTTGTCtgttttataatgtcagatcagatgtcatgacatccatatatgacatctgagttcCGTCTTACCGGAATTTCAAGGTTAGCATCATCAGTTGTTGGCGCATAACGCTGTCAGACATTGCAGCTGATCTCCACGAGAGGCCAACGTTGAGCTCTTTATCTTTTTCAGCAAGCAATTTCTACAGCCTCACTTCATCTTTCATTGACTCTTTGGTGAGTTTGAAGGGATTGACTTCActtgatttgtttgttttgagaatATACGATGAGTTTCTCTCCTCTATTGCAATGGAGGGTCTTCCTTTGACAAGGCTTGGTCTCCGAAATTGTCCAGGCTGTAGTTATACTGGAATATTTTATTTGCTATCCAAGTCTCCatgtatacaacatttgaatctTCAAAGGGATAATTTTCTGAGTAATCAACATGTTGCTGAGTTGTCTTTATTTCTGGGTGATTGGATCTCTATAAACCTTAGTCATTGTGAAAGACTCACAGAATCAACCTTGTTTGCACTTGTTAGGAACCGTCCTTCACTTATTGTGATCAATATGGAATATACATCTATTGGAAAAGAGAGTGTAAGGAATTCTAATTCTTCGATGAATTGTATTATAAACTCTCAATTAAAGTCTCTCTATTTGGCTCATTGTGAGGAGTTAAGAGATGAAACCATCATAAggttttcttccattttctccaATTTGCAGCTGCTTGATTTGAATTCTTGCCAACTTATATCTGATGAAAACGGTCATGTTTTTAGGATATTTTGTAACATTAGACATTTGAACTTAGCCAATTGTTCAAGAGTGAAGATACTTGTTGGAATGAACTTTGAACTTCCTAACTTGGAGGTGTTGAATTTGTTCAGGAGTGAAGATACTTGTTGGAGTGAACTTTGAACTTCCTAACTTCTTGGATCAAAAGTTTTATGGGAAGGATCTTGCTACTATATCTTCAATGTGTACTCAGCTTGCTCTTTTCCTAATAAACGTGTTTTGTGGTCTCGGTTGATTGAGTTGAAAAACAGGTACCAAGATGGTGAATGGATTATAGGGGGTAACTTTAATGCGGTGAAAAAGCGAAGTGAGAGGAGCGGAATTTCTTCTACAAATGGCAATGTGGAATGGAGAGAGTTCTCGGATTTCATTGATGCTACCGGTCTTGTTGATGTTCCTTGCAAAGGAAAGAAGTTCTCTTGGTTTAGTGGTGATGGAAAATATAAAAGTAGAATCGATAGAGTtcttatttccaataatattataTCGAATTGGGGGGTGGCTGGCCAATGGATAGGTATGAGAGATATTTCCGATCATTGCCCGGTTTGGTTGATGGTAGACAAAGAAGATTGGGGTCCAA from Vicia villosa cultivar HV-30 ecotype Madison, WI linkage group LG4, Vvil1.0, whole genome shotgun sequence encodes the following:
- the LOC131597791 gene encoding uncharacterized protein LOC131597791, with translation MAAASSSSSSIQTRSKKVAMLSTNVYLPDECWKYIFKFLINHDTEHSHRRYFHLKSLPLVSKQLLSITNLLRSSLTIYNPTCQFFHRFSNVASLDLSCYDGDLDDLLVQISCFPLKITSLNISNQLKIPTKGLRVFSKNITTLTSLVCSNIATLYYTHMLFIAECFPLLEELDLSKPTRFIFDKTAFFPAQALSLALPELRQVNLSRNSYISNELLFYLFKNCKLLEEVC